Sequence from the uncultured Draconibacterium sp. genome:
TCAGCTTCCGAAAGGGCACCTTCGTTTTCTGCCAAAACACGTTGTGTGCGTTCCCAGTTTTTTGTCGATCGTTCGAGTTTAACCTTTGCACGGCTTAAACGTGCCTGTGCCGATTTTAATGATGACTCACCTGCATCAACCGATTGAATAGCTTTTTCAAGGTTCGATTCGGCAACTTTTACGGCAATTTCGTACGATGTTGGATCGATGATAAACAGCGTGTCGCCTGTTTTTACACGCGAATGCTGGGTAACATTTGTTTTAACAATGTAGCCGCTAACCATTGGAGCCACCGGAAGTACGAGCCCTTTCACCCGGGCCTGATCGGTGTGAGGCGTATGACGATCGGATAGGACATTAATTATAAAAATAATTACCGTGATGATGAGCACGATAAGACTTATTTTCTTTACCGGACTTTTTTTCGCTGGTGTTTCCTGTTGCTTGTTTTCAACCGGATCTTGTTCTTTTGGGTCAGTTTTTTCGCTGCTTGCCATTTTGTTCTCGTAAGGTTTTATATATAATTTGAATCAACGAATACATGAGTGCTGTTGACCATCCAATTAGCATTATCCCGTTTATCGCCTCAATTCCCGATAGAATTTTCCATTCCGAACTGATTGTCATATCGCCATAACCAAGGGTAGTGAACGTAACTATCGAGTAATAGAAAATGTCGTGGAAACTGGCAAAGTCTGGCTGTATAGTTGGGATGAGATACAGGCAATAGGCCCAAATCAAAGAGTGGATTGCATGTAAGAAGGTTAAAAACAGAAAGGAATAAACAAGCAGACGTAATATTCGCATATTGTTGAGCTTTTTCTTCCACTCGTTAATAACACTTACCGTTTTTCGTGTCAGGTAGATATTTGCCCACGCCTGAAGGACAACATTAAAGGCGATAATGGCAAATCCGATTATTAGAATTTTAAACATTTTATTTAAGAATTTTAGATAACAGTGTAATCGCCAGACATAAAGGTCGGGAATTAAACTTGTGTTTTGTTAAAATTACATAATACTAAAACGTTAGTCAAGAGCTAGAATGATTTTATGTAAATTGTTTTTGGGAATATGGGAGAGAACAATCGGTTTCTATAAAACACAAATGGGAACTATTTTGTTACAAATAGCTCCCATTCACTTTCAAGTAACCGAAGTTACTATTGGTGCCAGGTTACGGTTATTACGACCGGCGTTGGCTTTTTCTTTCGAATCGGCTTGTGCCTTAACTTTCCGGCTTTGCTTTCTACGGCTCAGCCTTTCGGTTGTTCTTTCGGTAATCGCGCTTACCTTCCTGAACGAAGTGTCTGTCAGTGTATTCAGTTAATCCCGAAGGATGTCCCCTTTCTAATCAACGGTTCCGGGTTGCCCTTTTCCCGATGTGCAGTTTCGCAGTTAAGACCTTGGTCTTTTTACTTCCTGCCTGATGACCCAATCTTGAAAGAACTTCTGGATTTTCTTCCAGATGATTGCCTGAACTTTGATACTCCAGAATATCGCGTTCAAACTTCAGCTTTTTCATTGTGCCGCCCCGAGGGGTGGGATGAAATGGTTCCGGTTTCAGCTAAGAAACTTTTCCCGTTTCCACAATTTCCAAGCAGCCTTTTATCGCTCACCTGATAGATCAAATATACAGTGAAAAATGAAAAATGCAAGTGATTTTCAGTCGTTTATATCCACCATGAATTAACCGCGGTTATCAACAATTGTTAATAAGGTCGTTTAGTCTTTTATCCTCAATGCAAACTTATTTAATCCACAACCACTGGAACTTGATTGGATCTATTTCTGTTGGCTGAATGCTGAGCTCTATGGTGTAAAAACCGGGTTCGGGGAAATTGATCGTACCGATTTTATTCGATTCGAAATTATCGATATACCAATCCTGGTTGGGTTCACCTACAGTTTGCCCGGTTGGATGCACCGAATGATACAATGATTGCCCGGCAGCTTTTAACACAATCTGGCTGTTGTTTCTGTTGCCCTGAAAACTATACGACACATCCACTCTTTTTTCACCCGCTTTGTCAACGTATATTTTCCAGCTAAAATCAGTAACGCCATTTGCTGCCACAAAGTCCGGAACCGTTCCGTATTTTGCCGGAGGTGTTATTTCCATTGATTGAGGCTGCGGATTTTGATTCCCGGGAAGTAAGGAATATCCATCGTCGCTTGTTTTTGCTACAAGTCTATCCATAATTTCCGGTTTTGATTTGTATTCAACCACAACTACGGAAACATAAGGATCTGGTTGGTCTGCAGGCAACGTAACTTGTGTAAAAGCTCCGGAGTGCGAAAAGGAGAGTGCTGATTTCTGCTTATCTGCCAGCAGGTAAATTTTTTCAGGATTACTAGTTATTCCTGTAAGATTCAGATGTTTGTTCAGGGGCCAGTTGTATACATGCAGGAACAGTTTAAAGATGTTCCCATCTTGTTTGCAGGTAATTTTTCCCCAGTCGTGCAGGTCTTTGTTCAGGTCGAAAGCTTCTGCGCCGTAAATCGATTCTCCATTCACCTGCAGCCATTTTCCCATTTCAAGCATGCGCTGCGAAATCTCGTAAGGAACATCGCCGTTGGCACGCGGCCCGATGTTAAGCATAAAATTGCCATTCAAACTAACATTTCCGATTAGCGATTTTAATAATGTTGACGTTGATTTCCATTGCGAATCAGACGAATGAAAACCCCACGAATGAGCAACTGTTGCCGGCGATTGCCACGGGAAGTCTTCCTTCTTGTCGCCAAGTTGGTTGTCGCCCAATGTTTTGTAATCAATGTCGGGATCTTCCTCGATCGATAAACCTAAACGAGAATTTACCAGACAATTGGGTTGTAACTCGCGTATCAATGATTTTAATTGAAGCAGTTGTTCTTTGGTGACGATACTTTTGGAATGATGAATCCACATATCGAACCAAAGCATCGAAATCTCGCCATAATTGGTTAGCAGCTCGGTAATTTGTGGTATCACCTTCTGCTGCCAGTATCGGTCGTAATCACTTTCTGATAATTTGTAAATTTCGCGGCTATGGTTCCAACCCAGCGGGTGTTCCCAGTCAACCCAGTGCGAATAGTACAGGCAAAGTTTAATGCCGTGCTTTTTGCAGGCTTCAGCCATTTCTGCAATAATATCGCGTTTGGGATTGGTGTAATCACCCAGATCGTAATCACTCACTTTGCTGTCCCACAAACCAAAACCATCATGATGTTTGGCCGTAATGGTAATGTATTTCATTCCTGACTTTTTAGCCATTATTACCCACTCTTCAGGATCAATTTCGTCCCATTGAAAACGGTCGAGAAGTGTAAGGTATTCATCGCGATCAATGCTGTTTCGGTATAAAATCCACTCGGCATAATCGTTATCGTTTCTGATTTTTTCGCCTTTCCAGTAACCTTCGGCACCACTGTACACGCCCCAGTGAATAAACATTCCAAAGCGTGAGTCGGTGAACCATCTGGCACGTTCATTGGTATTTTTCTGGCCAAATGAAGTTAAACTGCAAAGCAGTAAAAGAAAGACAATCAAGTTTTTCATAGTCGGTTTTTAATGTCGTAAGTCGTGTTATTAATCTATCCTAAAATTTTACCACAATGAACACTAAGGCACAAAGTCGAAGAAAATAGTTGTGGAGTTTTCTTCTACTATGTGGCTTCGTGGTTTATTTGTACGTCCTGTTCATTTCGTTAAACCTTTGAATATTAATTTAATGTGGTTTCTACGACAAACGATTTTTGAAATCTTCGTAGTTGAATTTCCGAACGATTTTTAGTTGCTCATCTTTTGTCCAAATTGCAATTGTCGGATGATTAACACCGTTAAACATGGTGGTTTTTACCATGGTGTAATGAATCATATCAAGAAATACGATTTGCTCGCCAATTTGCAGTTCGCGGCCAAAATCGTAAGCTTCCATAAAATCGCCTGCCAGACAACTGCCGCCTCCCAAACGATAACGGTATCGGCTTTCTTCCGATGGATCTTTGGCCCCAATAATTTTCGGACGGTATGGCATTTCAAGTGTATCGGGCATATGGGCGGTAAACGAAACATCCAGAATCGCTGTTTTAACGCCCTGGTGTTCCACAATATCCTGAACCGTTGAAACCAAAACACCCGTTTCCCAGGCAATGGCGCTGCCGGGTTCCAGAATTACTTTTACGTCGTATTTTTTTCTGAAGTCTTTCAGCAGTTTGATGAGGTGTTGGTGGTTATAGCCTTCCCGAGTCATCAGGTGGCCGCCGCCCATATTCACCCATTTTATCCGATGCAGGTATTTACTGTATTTGTTTTCGAGGTTCTTGAGTACTTTTTCCAGGCTGAATGAATCCGATTCGCACAACACATGAAAATGAATACCTTCAATTCCTTCGGGCAATTCAACCGGCATTTCGTTGCTGCCAATTCCCAGTCGCGAGCCCGGAGCACTTGGATTATAGAGATCGGTACCCACGTCAGAATATTCAGGATTTACCCGAATACCACAAGAAATTTTATGACCGGCAGACTGCGTGCGTTGGTAATATTTCTCAAATTGTTTAACTGAATTAAATACAATATGGCTACTGTAGCTCATCAACTCATCAAATTCATGATCGAGGTACACCGGCGAATAAAGATGTGCGCGGGTTTTCATTTCCTCGAAACACAATCGCGCTTCGTACAACGAGCTGGCTGTTGCGCCTTTTAAATATTCGCGCACAATGGGGAAGGCGCTCCACATAGCAAATCCTTTAAATGCCAGGATAATCTCAATGCCGGCTTCCTGCTGAACGGTGTTGATCAGCTCCAGGTTTTTACGAAGCAATTTTTCATCGAGCACAAAAGCCGGAGATGGTATTTTTTTATAATTCATTTTGCAAAGCGCTTAGCGCAAAGAGCAGAGGGAAAAGGCGCCGTGCTCTTTGCCCTCTGCGCCTGGCTTGTTATACTTCAAGATCGCCATTAATTTCTTCGTTCCATGGCAAACCGTGTTCTCCGATTTTTTCCATAAACGGATCCGGATCGAATTCTTCTACGTTAAATACGCCTTTACCCTGCCATTTTCCGGTAAGCACCATCATGGCACCCAACATTGCAGGAACTCCGGTTGTGTATGAAACGCCCTGAGTACCGGTTTCTTCAAATGCTTTTTGGTGACTGCAGTTGTTCCACACGTAGTAGGTTTTTTCTTCGCCGTCTTTTACCCCTTTTATGCGGCATCCAATAGATGTTTCTCCGGTGTAGTTATCGCCAAGATCTCCCGGGTTTGGAAGCACCTCTTTCAGGAACTCCAACGGAATAATGTCAATACCTTTATATTTAACCGGATCGATTCGGCTCATTCCAATATTCTGGATCACGCGAAGGTGAGTCAGGTATTCGTCGCCAAAAGTCATCCAGAAACGCGCACGTTTCAAACTTGGGAAGTTTTTGGTTAAGGATTCCAGCTCTTCGTGGTAAAGAACGTATGAGTTTCTTGCACCGATATTCGGGTAATTCAAAGCCTGTTTAATCTCAAAAGGTTTGGTTTCTACCCATTGTCCGTTTTCCCAGTAACGTCCGTTTTGTGTGATTTCGCGAATATTAATTTCCGGGTTAAAATTGGTGGCAAATGCTTTTCCATGGTCGCCGCCATTGCAATCTACAATATCAAGGTAATGCATTTCATCAAAATGATGTTTGGCTGCGTAGGCCGTATAAATACTTGTTACGCCCGGATCGAATCCGCAACCCAACACAGCCATAATGCCTTTTTCTTTAAAACGATCGTGGTAAGCCCACTGCCAGCTGTATTCGAATTTAGCTTCGTCTTTAGGTTCGTAATTGGCAGTATCGAGGTAATTTACACCGGTCTCGAGGCAGGCATCCATAATCGGAAGATCCTGGTAAGGAAGTGCCACATTGATAACCAGTTCCGGTTGAAATTCTTTGATCAGTGCAACAGTATCGGCAACATTATCGGCATTTAACGAGGCCGTTTTTATTCTGCCTTTACCAACTTCTTTTGCAATTACATCGCATTTAGAAACGGTACGACTGGCCAATAAAATTTCTGAAAAAACTTCCGGGTTATCCGCACATTTGCTGGCAACCACACGGCCAACACCTCCTGCTCCAATTATTAAAACTTTACTCATTTTCTTATTCAATCATTTTAATTCAATAACTTAAAACATATTCACATGAATATCGTAATTTCGTGTGAAGATTACAAAAAATCAGAGACAAATTAAGCATTTTTTTTGATGAGTGAGACGCTCGAAAATAAAGATTTTAATCCAAATGGCGTGGGGCTGAAAAACGGCAATTTTATTGGGCTTCCGTTTACTGAAAAAACAGCCGAAGTAGTACTGTTTTCAGTACCCTGGGATGTTACGGTTTCAGCTGGTGAGGGAACTGCAGAGGCGCCGGAAAAAATTCTGGAAACTTCGTTTCAGCTTAATTTATTCGATTTGGATGTACAAGATGCCTGGAAACGGGGAATTTATTTTCAGCCGGTGAGCGATGCGGTTATGAAAATTAGAAATCAGCTTCGGTCAAAAGCTTCACTTTATATCGATTTTTTAGAGAATGGGGGAGTTGTTTCTGAGAATGCGGAAATGCAACAAACGCTGGCTGAGATAAACGAGCAGTGTGAGGCGATGAATTTTTTTGTGTATCGTGAAACCAAAAAACTGCTTGATGCCGGTAAAATTGTGGGATTGATTGGTGGCGATCACAGTACTCCGCTCGGATATTTAACAGCACTGTCGGAGAAATACGAGCGTTTTGGTGTGATTCAGATCGATGCACACCCCGACTTGCGAAAAGCCAATAAAGGGTTCACTTATTCGCATGCCTCTGTTTTTTATAATGCCGTGCAAATGCCTGAAATCAAAAAACTGGTGCAGGTTGGAATTCGGGATTGCTGCGATGAGGAAGTTCAATTGGCAGAAAATAACGACCGCATTGAAGTGCATTTCGATCAAAAGCTGAAAGAGGAGCAATTTAACGGGGCAAACTGGGATGAGCAATGCGACGAAATTATAAGCGAATTACCCGGTAATATTTACATTAGTATTGATGTTGACGGCCTGGACCCGAAACTTTGCCCGCAAACAGGAATGCCTGTGCCGGGTGGGCTCGAATACAACCAGGTTGTTTATTTGTTTAAAAAGATTTTAAAGAGTGGTCGCCGCATTATTGGTTTTGACGTGTGCGAAACCGGAAATGCGGAATGGGATGCCAGAGTAGCCGCCCGGATTATTTATAAACTCAGTTGTTTGGCCGGTTAATTTTGATTGGTGCTACTTATTTTTTTACTTTGAAAGAACGTTTCCAATTGTTGGAAACATTAAAATAGGTGAGTGTTTGGGCAGATTTCATTTTATGTCGTAATTATTCGAAAAAAATATTTTTATTTGCGGTTTGAAAAAAATGCAAAAACACTAATAATTTATATGGCTACGTAGATGAAGAATACTTATTTTGATTTGATTGAGCAAAGCTACTACTTCCCTCAGGAAGGCTTTGATCTAAGAGGTGATTCGTTAACCTTTCACGGAATCTCTTTAAAATATCTAATTAAAAAATACGGTACCCCTTTTAGGTTTATATACCTGCCGAAAATTGGGGAACAAATAAAAAAATCGCGTAACCTGTTTAATAAGGCCATTAAAAAGAACAATTATAACGGCAAATATTATTATTGTTATTGTACAAAATGTAACCACTTTTCGCACGTGGTTAACGAGGCTTTAAAACACAATGTAAACCTCGAAACTTCATCATCGTACGACATCGATCTGATCCTGCATCTTTTTAAGGATAAAAAAATCGATAAGAACCGGAAAATCATTCACAACGGCTATAAAACACAGGAATACCTTTCGAAAATTATTGAATTGCAACGCCTTGGTTTTAAGAATAATATTATTGTATTGGATAGTATTAACGAGCTGGAAAGAATTGAAAAACTAGCTAATGGTGAAAAGGTAAAAGTGGGTATCCGAATGGCGATTAACGAGGAATCGCAGTCGGCTTATTACACCTCGCGTTTGGGAATCAGACACACCAATATTCCAGAGTTTTTCCAGAAGCAAATCAAAGGAAAGAAAAACATCGAATTAAAGATGCTTCACTTTTTTGTTGATTCGGGAATTAAAGACAGTCTGTATTTCTGGGGCGAATTCCAAAAAGCGATGAAGCTTTACGTGGAGCTGAAAAAGCAGTGCGACTCACTCGATTCGTTTAACCTGGGTGGAGGTTTCCCAATTCGTAACCACTTGGGTTTTGAGTACGACTACGAGTACATGATCAAGGAAATTGTTTCGAATATTAAAACGGCCTGCTCGGCTGAAAATTTGCCCGATCCGGACATTTACACCGAGTTCGGAAAATATACCGTTGGCGAAAGTGGGGCGATCATTTTCGAGGTGCTGGAGCAAAAACAGCAAAACGATACCGAAAGCTGGTACATCATTAACAACAGTTTAATGAACACCATTCCGGATTCGTGGTCGATATTCGAGAAGTTTATTTTGCTACCTATCAACAAATGGAACAACGAATACAAACGTGCCAATATTGGAGGTATCAGCTGCGATCATTCGGATTATTACAACTCGGAAGACTTTAACCAGGAGGTTTTGCTTCCTGCTTATTCCGACGATGATAAGGAGCCGCTGTATCTTGGATTTTTTCACACCGGCGCCTACCAGGATGCCATTAGTGGTTACGGCGGAATAAAACACTGTTTGATTCCTGCACCAAAACATGTAATTATCGATCGTGACGAGAAAGGTAATTTCTTCGATTATGTGTATCGTAACGAGCAGTCGGCAGAGGAAATGTTCAAAATTCTGGGGTATACCAAGGACGAGGAGTAGTTAGCAGTCTCAGTTTACAGTCTCAGCTACAATTTGCTGTCATTTCGATCCGTCAGTTGACGGAGAGAAATCTGTTACTTGTGAGGTATTCTTAGTCTTGTTCAAATTAATTTGAATCGAGTTTTTCATCGGGCAACTTTCAACTAACATAGTATTCAACTTTTTTTAGGGAAATCTGTTTTTCTTAAAAAAACTATATGTCAGTTACCGAAATTATAAAAAACCGAAGAGCGACACCGCCACGTTTATTTGCCAAAAAGGACTTGCCAAACGGATCTATTGAGGAGTTGCTAAGAAGTGCCAACTGGGCACCCAATCATAAAAAAACAGAACCCTGGCGGTTTAAAGTGTACCGTGGCGAAGCAAAAGCCAAACTGGCTGCTGACGCGAAGTCTTTGCTGCTTGAAAAGCAAAAGGAAGGTTATCCGGTTGCTACGGAGAAAATAGAAAAGTTTGCATCTACCATCGAGCGAGTGCCGGTAGCCATTGCTGTAATTTTGCAACCCGATTCGGCCGGGCGTTTGCCGGAGTGGGAGGAAATTGCAGCAGTATCAATGGCCGTGCAAAATATGTGGTTAACAGCGACCGAAATGGAATTGGCTGCATTTTGGGCAACACCCGCTTTTATAGAGCTGTTTGACGAATTGCTGGAGCTGAAAAATAACCAAAAAAGTTTGGGTTTCTTCTACGTTGGCCAGGTAATGATGGATTTCCCTTCGCCGGGACGACGCGACTGGAAGGAAAAAATTGAATGGAAAGAATGAAATTGTTACCTTCAGCTTTTCAAATCATCTGAATCATGCGAATAGTGGGGATCTTTTTATTGCTAGTCTTGGGTTTAACTACACAGGCACAAACCGACCAGGAAGTATCAACTTTGGTTGACGGGAAAGATTTTCCAAACCCGGTTTTTATATCGCCCGATCCGCCAAAGCCCATAAAAGGCTGGGAGATGACAAACGTTTCGGAAGAGAATGTGCTAAAAGGGGATTATCCGGGGGAGATTATCAAATTCCGTTTTAAAGGAACTGCGGTTGGAATTTTGGTTTACACGGATAACAATTCGGGAATAGTTGAATACAGCCTTGACGGACAGCCCTGGTTTGAATTGGATGTTTATTCAAAAAAGCCAGATGCGACATTAAAAGGTTTTACGCTGGATAAGGATTTGAAAAACCGAAAGCACACACTGCAAATCCGAATTGTTGAGCGGAATAATCCTGATAGTTCAGGAACCAACATTGCATTACGATCATTTTATTTTAATAAAGAATAAAAAAGGAGCTTCATTTGAAGCTCCTTTTTTTTGAATTCTATTTTATATTTTCAAGCACATCAACCAGGTGTTTCCAGAATTTTTCAGTGGTTGAAATGTCAAGCCGTTCATCGGGCGAATGAGCACCGCGTATGGTCGGGCCAAATGAGACCATATCCAAGTGCGGGTATTTTTCAAGGAATAAACCACATTCCAGTCCGGCATGAATTGAGCGAACAACCGGCTCAACACCAAACAATTTTTTATAAGATTCAACGGTGGTTTTTAAAATGTCAGAATCCGTATTTGGAGTCCAGCCCGGATAACCGTCGCTGTGTATTACAGTTGCTCGGGCAAGGCTAAAAACTGATTTTACGGTTTCGGCGGCGTAATATTTACGTCCTTCAATTTCACTTCGCTGACTGGTAGTTACCACTATTTTACTGTCGTTGGTAAATTTTACCGAAGCCAGGTTTGTTGAGGTTTCTACCATCCCTTCCATACGTGAGCTCATTTCCATTACACCATGTGGACAGGCATAAATGGCATTTAAAAGTTTGTTCTGCGTATCGGTATCAACAACAAAAGTTGGTAGTTCGGTTTCTGTACAACTGATTTCCAGTTTTGGCTCAGCATACTGAAATTCATCTTTTATAGAAGCAGCCATTTTATTGAATGAAGCCAACACATTCTCTTTTTTATCAGCAGGAATAGTGATAATTCCAAATGCTTCGCGGGCAATGGCATTACGCAAATTACCTCCGTCAAATTCTGCGAGACGGATTTCAAAATCCTCGTTCCAGTTCCACAAAAAGCGGTTGAG
This genomic interval carries:
- the nspC gene encoding carboxynorspermidine decarboxylase; the protein is MNYKKIPSPAFVLDEKLLRKNLELINTVQQEAGIEIILAFKGFAMWSAFPIVREYLKGATASSLYEARLCFEEMKTRAHLYSPVYLDHEFDELMSYSSHIVFNSVKQFEKYYQRTQSAGHKISCGIRVNPEYSDVGTDLYNPSAPGSRLGIGSNEMPVELPEGIEGIHFHVLCESDSFSLEKVLKNLENKYSKYLHRIKWVNMGGGHLMTREGYNHQHLIKLLKDFRKKYDVKVILEPGSAIAWETGVLVSTVQDIVEHQGVKTAILDVSFTAHMPDTLEMPYRPKIIGAKDPSEESRYRYRLGGGSCLAGDFMEAYDFGRELQIGEQIVFLDMIHYTMVKTTMFNGVNHPTIAIWTKDEQLKIVRKFNYEDFKNRLS
- a CDS encoding agmatinase family protein; protein product: MSETLENKDFNPNGVGLKNGNFIGLPFTEKTAEVVLFSVPWDVTVSAGEGTAEAPEKILETSFQLNLFDLDVQDAWKRGIYFQPVSDAVMKIRNQLRSKASLYIDFLENGGVVSENAEMQQTLAEINEQCEAMNFFVYRETKKLLDAGKIVGLIGGDHSTPLGYLTALSEKYERFGVIQIDAHPDLRKANKGFTYSHASVFYNAVQMPEIKKLVQVGIRDCCDEEVQLAENNDRIEVHFDQKLKEEQFNGANWDEQCDEIISELPGNIYISIDVDGLDPKLCPQTGMPVPGGLEYNQVVYLFKKILKSGRRIIGFDVCETGNAEWDARVAARIIYKLSCLAG
- a CDS encoding alpha-L-fucosidase, with product MKNLIVFLLLLCSLTSFGQKNTNERARWFTDSRFGMFIHWGVYSGAEGYWKGEKIRNDNDYAEWILYRNSIDRDEYLTLLDRFQWDEIDPEEWVIMAKKSGMKYITITAKHHDGFGLWDSKVSDYDLGDYTNPKRDIIAEMAEACKKHGIKLCLYYSHWVDWEHPLGWNHSREIYKLSESDYDRYWQQKVIPQITELLTNYGEISMLWFDMWIHHSKSIVTKEQLLQLKSLIRELQPNCLVNSRLGLSIEEDPDIDYKTLGDNQLGDKKEDFPWQSPATVAHSWGFHSSDSQWKSTSTLLKSLIGNVSLNGNFMLNIGPRANGDVPYEISQRMLEMGKWLQVNGESIYGAEAFDLNKDLHDWGKITCKQDGNIFKLFLHVYNWPLNKHLNLTGITSNPEKIYLLADKQKSALSFSHSGAFTQVTLPADQPDPYVSVVVVEYKSKPEIMDRLVAKTSDDGYSLLPGNQNPQPQSMEITPPAKYGTVPDFVAANGVTDFSWKIYVDKAGEKRVDVSYSFQGNRNNSQIVLKAAGQSLYHSVHPTGQTVGEPNQDWYIDNFESNKIGTINFPEPGFYTIELSIQPTEIDPIKFQWLWIK
- a CDS encoding aminoacyl-histidine dipeptidase, giving the protein MKTLAALKPQPLFNYFEEICHVPRPSKKEEKIRQYLLDFAHENKLEAHTDKIGNVVIKKPASKGMEQAPTVILQTHMDMVCEKNSDKIFDFDNDAIEPIIVDGWVKANGTTLGADCGIGIAAQLAVLTSKEIKHGPIECLITVDEETGLTGAFNLQPGFLSGSVLLNLDSEDEGELFIGCAGGIDTLATFNYQQKETDKNSIALKISVSGLLGGHSGDDIHKNRGNANKILNRFLWNWNEDFEIRLAEFDGGNLRNAIAREAFGIITIPADKKENVLASFNKMAASIKDEFQYAEPKLEISCTETELPTFVVDTDTQNKLLNAIYACPHGVMEMSSRMEGMVETSTNLASVKFTNDSKIVVTTSQRSEIEGRKYYAAETVKSVFSLARATVIHSDGYPGWTPNTDSDILKTTVESYKKLFGVEPVVRSIHAGLECGLFLEKYPHLDMVSFGPTIRGAHSPDERLDISTTEKFWKHLVDVLENIK
- a CDS encoding saccharopine dehydrogenase family protein; amino-acid sequence: MSKVLIIGAGGVGRVVASKCADNPEVFSEILLASRTVSKCDVIAKEVGKGRIKTASLNADNVADTVALIKEFQPELVINVALPYQDLPIMDACLETGVNYLDTANYEPKDEAKFEYSWQWAYHDRFKEKGIMAVLGCGFDPGVTSIYTAYAAKHHFDEMHYLDIVDCNGGDHGKAFATNFNPEINIREITQNGRYWENGQWVETKPFEIKQALNYPNIGARNSYVLYHEELESLTKNFPSLKRARFWMTFGDEYLTHLRVIQNIGMSRIDPVKYKGIDIIPLEFLKEVLPNPGDLGDNYTGETSIGCRIKGVKDGEEKTYYVWNNCSHQKAFEETGTQGVSYTTGVPAMLGAMMVLTGKWQGKGVFNVEEFDPDPFMEKIGEHGLPWNEEINGDLEV
- a CDS encoding potassium channel family protein — its product is MFKILIIGFAIIAFNVVLQAWANIYLTRKTVSVINEWKKKLNNMRILRLLVYSFLFLTFLHAIHSLIWAYCLYLIPTIQPDFASFHDIFYYSIVTFTTLGYGDMTISSEWKILSGIEAINGIMLIGWSTALMYSLIQIIYKTLREQNGKQRKN
- a CDS encoding nitroreductase, with protein sequence MSVTEIIKNRRATPPRLFAKKDLPNGSIEELLRSANWAPNHKKTEPWRFKVYRGEAKAKLAADAKSLLLEKQKEGYPVATEKIEKFASTIERVPVAIAVILQPDSAGRLPEWEEIAAVSMAVQNMWLTATEMELAAFWATPAFIELFDELLELKNNQKSLGFFYVGQVMMDFPSPGRRDWKEKIEWKE
- a CDS encoding arginine decarboxylase translates to MKNTYFDLIEQSYYFPQEGFDLRGDSLTFHGISLKYLIKKYGTPFRFIYLPKIGEQIKKSRNLFNKAIKKNNYNGKYYYCYCTKCNHFSHVVNEALKHNVNLETSSSYDIDLILHLFKDKKIDKNRKIIHNGYKTQEYLSKIIELQRLGFKNNIIVLDSINELERIEKLANGEKVKVGIRMAINEESQSAYYTSRLGIRHTNIPEFFQKQIKGKKNIELKMLHFFVDSGIKDSLYFWGEFQKAMKLYVELKKQCDSLDSFNLGGGFPIRNHLGFEYDYEYMIKEIVSNIKTACSAENLPDPDIYTEFGKYTVGESGAIIFEVLEQKQQNDTESWYIINNSLMNTIPDSWSIFEKFILLPINKWNNEYKRANIGGISCDHSDYYNSEDFNQEVLLPAYSDDDKEPLYLGFFHTGAYQDAISGYGGIKHCLIPAPKHVIIDRDEKGNFFDYVYRNEQSAEEMFKILGYTKDEE